Proteins found in one Bacillota bacterium genomic segment:
- a CDS encoding DsrE/DsrF/DrsH-like family protein → MADAPKLSLVLMSPDMEKIHAGALMGSIAAASGMEVNFFVTMDALKMFLKDTVSKMDFKLGEVGSKLMEKNVDPFYKMIEDAKEMGELKVYACSLVVDVMGWKKEDMLDIVDDIVGVTAFFGMAEGGQIMVL, encoded by the coding sequence ATGGCTGACGCACCAAAATTATCACTCGTCCTGATGTCTCCGGATATGGAGAAAATCCATGCGGGAGCCTTGATGGGCTCAATAGCCGCTGCATCAGGCATGGAAGTCAACTTCTTCGTTACCATGGATGCTCTTAAGATGTTTCTTAAGGACACCGTCTCCAAGATGGACTTCAAGCTCGGAGAAGTGGGTAGCAAGCTAATGGAAAAGAACGTAGACCCCTTCTACAAAATGATCGAAGATGCGAAAGAAATGGGTGAGCTCAAAGTATATGCTTGCTCGCTGGTTGTCGATGTTATGGGCTGGAAAAAGGAGGATATGCTCGATATCGTAGATGATATCGTGGGCGTCACTGCATTCTTTGGCATGGCCGAGGGTGGCCAAATCATGGTGCTTTAG
- a CDS encoding sulfurtransferase TusA family protein, which yields MSDLAQVDKTVDARGSYCPGPLMELIKTVKAASVGQVIEVLSSDQGSAKDIPEWVKKVGHELIYNEKAQDGDYWRIAVKKVK from the coding sequence ATGTCAGACTTAGCGCAAGTAGATAAAACGGTGGATGCTAGAGGTTCATATTGCCCAGGTCCACTAATGGAGCTAATAAAGACAGTCAAGGCAGCATCGGTAGGGCAAGTTATCGAGGTGCTGTCGTCAGATCAAGGCTCGGCAAAAGATATCCCAGAATGGGTTAAGAAAGTAGGGCATGAACTGATTTATAACGAGAAAGCCCAGGATGGGGATTACTGGCGTATTGCCGTAAAGAAGGTTAAGTAG
- a CDS encoding PD-(D/E)XK nuclease family protein, with product MGLVGFKCAKPSRKHGRAKLVSFEDCISCAQTTNNECHFTAPIIKAILDREEEKREAITVTQLSGCLRESYLSSKYDYYADLEQLYFAFRGEIAHLIIERYQEKDAVVEQRFYREYNGIKISGKPDVILVDKKLIRDYKTTKEVPRFSYPYRNHSQQLNLYAWLVPYEIKRLQVVYLDMKGVKVCEAQLWSEKEVEALLKEKLPVLDAAFNRGIVPPADFDNWQCNGWCNVKAICRKLYEGELITKLSAG from the coding sequence TTGGGCTTAGTAGGTTTTAAATGCGCCAAGCCTTCACGCAAGCACGGTAGGGCAAAGCTTGTTTCGTTTGAGGATTGCATCTCCTGTGCGCAGACCACTAATAATGAGTGTCACTTTACCGCACCAATCATAAAGGCAATACTGGATAGAGAGGAAGAGAAAAGGGAAGCTATTACTGTAACTCAATTATCCGGATGCCTAAGAGAATCTTACCTGAGCTCTAAATATGATTACTATGCTGATCTTGAACAGCTCTACTTTGCCTTCAGGGGTGAGATTGCCCATCTTATAATCGAGCGCTATCAAGAAAAGGATGCTGTAGTAGAACAGCGGTTTTACCGCGAATACAACGGCATAAAAATATCAGGAAAGCCTGACGTAATCCTAGTAGATAAGAAGCTTATCCGCGATTATAAGACGACGAAGGAAGTACCACGGTTTAGCTACCCTTACAGAAATCACAGCCAGCAGCTAAATCTTTACGCCTGGCTTGTTCCATATGAGATAAAGCGGCTACAAGTAGTTTATTTGGATATGAAAGGTGTTAAAGTTTGTGAGGCCCAGCTTTGGAGTGAGAAGGAGGTAGAGGCACTTTTAAAAGAAAAACTGCCGGTTCTTGACGCTGCATTTAACCGTGGCATAGTACCGCCTGCTGATTTTGATAATTGGCAATGCAACGGCTGGTGTAACGTAAAAGCCATATGTCGCAAACTCTACGAAGGCGAGTTGATTACAAAATTAAGTGCGGGTTAA
- a CDS encoding BON domain-containing protein yields MAETRGFDIAGEETPMTDDEVYDIVMQLFATDERIDPTYIEVSVNNGVVHLEGSVGTQEEKEMAESLLDDVEGIQSVINDLEVVQSDYNAPPEWPGVAEPEEQEFEDVEVLPADEDLVSEDPLEVVEEGKSYVPPNEPIFPTERAHSAERMRERVAEERSTGESRDQL; encoded by the coding sequence ATGGCAGAAACAAGAGGTTTTGACATCGCAGGTGAAGAGACGCCCATGACGGACGACGAGGTATATGATATAGTTATGCAGCTCTTCGCAACCGATGAGCGGATCGATCCTACTTATATTGAGGTGAGCGTGAACAACGGCGTAGTTCACCTTGAAGGGTCTGTAGGCACGCAAGAAGAAAAAGAGATGGCGGAGAGCCTTCTAGATGACGTCGAAGGGATACAGTCGGTGATAAACGATCTTGAAGTAGTCCAGTCGGATTATAATGCGCCGCCCGAGTGGCCGGGCGTAGCCGAACCAGAAGAACAGGAATTTGAGGACGTTGAAGTTTTGCCTGCGGATGAGGATTTGGTATCGGAAGACCCGCTTGAAGTCGTCGAAGAAGGTAAATCCTATGTTCCACCGAATGAACCAATATTTCCGACCGAGCGCGCCCACTCGGCTGAGCGGATGCGTGAGAGAGTCGCCGAGGAACGGTCAACCGGTGAATCAAGAGATCAGTTATAA